In Gammaproteobacteria bacterium, the genomic stretch CGTGATATTTGTGGATGACGCCACCCTGGCCGAGTTTGTCGAGATCGCCCACCGGATCCCGAACGAAATCGGGATGCGCGGCATCTTCGGCGGCGCGCGGCCAGACCTGCAGCAGCAGCGGGTCGTTCGGATCGCCCTTGCGCATGCGCGCGGCAAAACCGCGCGGCACGCGCAGCGGGAAATCGGCCACGCGCGACAACGCCAGTTCCGGCAGTTGGGGATCGAGTTCCAGAAATTCGAGCAGTGACGCCGGCTTGGAGAACGCGACGCGCAAGGCCTGTTGCCAGTGCGGGGGATGTGGGCGCGGGGAGTTTGCAGTTATCATGCGCGCCGCATTCTGGCCGGCGCATGCCGCACCGGCAAGTCACCAATTCGGGATTTCCATGGCGAGCTACAGCACCAACGAATTCAAATCCGGTCTCAAGATCATTCTCGACAGCGACCCGTACGTCATTGTCGAGAACGAATTTGTGAAGCCAGGCAAGGGTCAGGCCTTCAGCCGGGTCAAGATCCGCAACCTCAAGAACGCCCGCGTGATCGAGCGCACCTTCAAGTCCGGCGACACGGTGGAAGCCGCGGACGTGCTCGAAACCGAGATGCAGTATCTCTACAACGACGGCGAATTCTGGCACTTCATGGACTCGGAAAGCTTCGAGCAGCTGCAGGCCGACGCCAAGGCGGTCGGCGATTCCAACATCTGGCTCAAGGAACAGGACAACTGCACCGTGCTGCTGTGGAATGGCGTGCCACTGCAGGTGTATCCGCCGAACTTCGTCGAGTTGCAGATCGTCGAGACCGACCCTGGTGTTCGCGGTGACACCTCGGGCGGCGGCGGCAAGCCGGCCAAACTGGAAACCGGTGCAGTGGTGCGCGTGCCGCTGTTCATCCAGCAGGGCGAGGTGATCAAGGTCGACACCCGCAGCGGCGAATACCTGTCGCGCGTCAGCAAGTAGCGGATCGGACGGATGTCGGGGCCGGGGACCCGGGACCTGGGACCCGGAAACCTCTGGAGGCCTTCAGCTTCGATTGAAGAACTCCGCCGGCGTGCCGCACTTTTCGCCAGCGTGCGGCGCTTCTTCGCGGATCGTGGCGTCATGGAAGTCGATACGCCAGTTCTGTCGCGCTACGCCACGGTCGACCGTCACATCGAAAGCTTCGTCGCCGTTCCGTTCCCGGGTCCCGGGCCCCGGGTTCCGAGTCCCGAGGCGTTTCTGCAAACCTCGCCCGAATTCGCGATGAAGCGCCTTCTCGCTGCCGGCAGCGGGCCGATCTACCAGATCGCCCCAGTGTTCCGGTGCGAGGAATCTGGCCGGCTGCACAACCCCGAATTCAGGATGCTGGAATGGTACCGGCCTGGCCTGGATCATCACGGACTGATGGACGAGGTCGAAGCGCTGTGCCGCAGCCTGGGCG encodes the following:
- the efp gene encoding elongation factor P, giving the protein MASYSTNEFKSGLKIILDSDPYVIVENEFVKPGKGQAFSRVKIRNLKNARVIERTFKSGDTVEAADVLETEMQYLYNDGEFWHFMDSESFEQLQADAKAVGDSNIWLKEQDNCTVLLWNGVPLQVYPPNFVELQIVETDPGVRGDTSGGGGKPAKLETGAVVRVPLFIQQGEVIKVDTRSGEYLSRVSK